Proteins from a single region of Phycisphaeraceae bacterium D3-23:
- a CDS encoding sigma-70 family RNA polymerase sigma factor — translation MPTSDRRNPEDPVQADAMVRMARLWSSAAPSLEAFVRTLVRDPNDVDDVIQSTGEYAAREFHHFEEGTSFKSWVITIARFRIHRLWQDKSRDKLLLNIEAMESIAHATVSLSEELSTRQGALQVCIGSLQPRHRKLLEMCYFNNQKPAQIAEQLGQTPNSVSASLMRIRKALRQCIERQLARSDGGEA, via the coding sequence ATGCCTACCAGTGACCGTCGCAATCCCGAGGATCCGGTCCAAGCCGATGCGATGGTCCGCATGGCCAGGCTTTGGTCATCGGCGGCTCCGTCCCTCGAGGCCTTTGTTAGGACTCTCGTGCGTGACCCGAACGATGTGGATGATGTCATCCAGTCGACCGGCGAATACGCGGCGAGGGAGTTTCATCACTTTGAGGAAGGCACCTCCTTCAAGAGCTGGGTCATCACGATTGCCAGGTTCCGTATCCATCGGCTCTGGCAGGACAAATCGCGAGATAAGCTGCTCCTGAACATCGAGGCCATGGAATCGATCGCGCATGCGACGGTCAGTCTTAGTGAGGAGCTTTCGACCCGCCAAGGCGCGCTGCAGGTCTGCATTGGCAGCCTACAACCCCGTCATCGCAAACTCCTGGAGATGTGCTATTTCAATAACCAGAAGCCGGCCCAGATCGCGGAGCAGCTTGGGCAAACACCCAACTCGGTGTCGGCTTCGCTCATGCGCATCCGCAAGGCGCTGAGGCAGTGCATTGAGCGCCAGCTCGCGAGAAGTGATGGGGGTGAGGCGTGA